The nucleotide sequence gagaaggacagagcccctcttcctcctccccacccccggcatgccaagcagaaatctggggggtgcTTCACCCTGCACACGCACCCCTGTGCGTCACCTCTGGAGAGTGGGTTCTTGAGAGTTTGCTGGCTGGTTTGTTGCGTTCAGTTTGCAGAGGCTGGTACGGGCAGTGCGCTGAGAGATGCAGAGCCTTTGATCAGATCAGATCAGGGCGGGGCTTCCCTGACTAGGAGGCCTATAAATGCAAGCAATGGAGTGGCAAAGAAGTCAGCAAACAACTGGAGACAGGGGAGTTAGAGTGCACGGTTTTAAGGAGAGTTTGTGGGAGGGGCAGTGGCGTTCTGTAGGGCCCACGCTTTCCTGGCTGTGAGAGCTGACAGATTTCTCCACCAAATAGTCACCAAACCAagaagaggtgatgccattttagattggTGTTGGTGAGTCGGGAGGACATCCagagaagaactggttgtaggggacaaccttggttcgtgtgatcatgagctaattcagtttcaactaaatggaaggataaacaaaactaGGTCTGCAACTAGGggccttgatttcaaaagggcaaactttaaaatattaaggcAATGAACTAGGGGAGTGGACTGggctgaagaactcaaggatctgaaagggggggaggaaaaaagtgatctgggaaactacagaccttttagtttgacctcaattgtctGCTAGGTCTTCGAACGAATgtggaaggagaaagtagttaggGGCATAGAGGTTAACGGTAATTGGAATAAAATACAAcacagttttacaaaaggtagatcgtgccagtccaaccttctctttctttgagaagaggACTGATTTTTTagagaaaggaaatgcagtagatctcatctatctggatttcagtggcatttgatacagttccacatggggaattatgagtcaaattggagaagatgggattAATATTGCTGTTAATCCCTacgtgcatgaccttgcactttgcactactgaatttcatcccatttctgctACTCCAGGTTTCAAGGTTGTCCAGCTCTACTCGTAGGAGATTCTGGTGCTCCTCCACcatggcaatacctcccaacttggtgtcatctgcagagtTCATTAGCGTATTCCCGCTTTTTTTGCCAAGGTctttaatgaaaacattaaataagaTTTGTCCCAAGACCaattcctgaggaactccactagtaacctccctccagcctgacagttcacctttgagcatgacccgttgtagtctcccatTTAACTGGGTCCTGATCCACCTTTCaatggggtcgggaaggaattttctcccaaatcagattggcagagaccctgaggttTTTTGCcgtcctctgcagcatgggacacgggtcactagCAGGtctgaactagtgtaaatggtggattctctgtaacttgaagtctttaaatcagtaactcaggcagaggttaagggcctattacaggaatgggtgggtgaggttctgtagtctgcaggaggtcagattatgATCATGATGGGCCCTTCTGGCTGTAAGGTCTATGAGagctgtctctgcctcagttctccacctgtaaaatggggggaggagacttccctacttcacaggggtgttgtgtgacattaaataatatattaaagactgtgaggtgctcagatacggcAGTGAAAGGAGCCAGAGACGTACGATGGATCGCAGGAAAGATTCTGCAGACAGCACTCAGATCACAAGTCTGTTGATGCAcgagctgggagagaagctggtTCCCTGGGGCATCGCTGTGttggccctgcagctctcaggGGAGTGAAAGGCTGATTTTTAGGGACAGATGCTCTGCAGGTGTAAATTGAAGGAGCTCCTCTGAAGtcagatttacaccatctgagcaGCTGGCCATCAGCCTTgcaagcccagatcctcagaggcatTTGGGCTTCTGGTTTCCATTGAAATCCCTGGGAGTTTGTTGCTTGAACACCTTGAAGGGTCTGGGCCTAAAGGTAGCAGACAGGCCCCTGAGAAACACCAGGAGCAGAGCGGTCAGGATCGTTAATAAGCACTTGGACTGCCAGTGCCCTGAAGCTGCACCCAGGTCCTGCTTTCCATAGCGCTAGGTGCTGCaaaaacacacagtaaaatgAGGCCACAGACTCACAGATccataaggtcagaagggaccgcaagggcctccagtctaaccccctgccaagatgcaggagcTGTTGTGTCCGACCCATCCCAGACAgacggctccagcctccttttggaaACCTCCcaggaaggagcttccacaacccccctaggcGTCCGTTCCATCGTCCTGCTGGTCTCACAGTCAGGAAGTttgtcctgagatttaatctcaaTCTGCAATGCTGGAGTTTgtagctccctgctccagggagcTGACGCCCTATGTTAAGACGGTGTAACATACACCAGGAGAGAGCCCCAAAGGGGCCTTGGCTTTGCCCGTGTCCCTCCTCGGGAGGGAAGCTTTCcaagattaaaataaaagaagtcCTAGAGAACAGGCTCGCACTCGGAGCATATTCCTTCTCTGGACGTGGCTGGTCTCCAGCCGCAGTTCAGTTCGGTCGCTGACCCGCAGACATGTGATTTCTAGATTTCCGGGCACAGAGCAAGCTGCAAGCGGTTGAAGAAGCGGTGCAGAAGCTCCAAGTCTCTCTGCGGCCTGACAACGCCTTGGATACGTCAGCAAAGGAATCGGACAGTAAGTCGCAGGACGAGGGTCTCAGGCATCAGGGTCAGCTCCCCTCCCTTGGCCTGGAAGctgagcactctcctgccgaGAGGTATGGTGGGTGCCTGGCATCCTCCTACTCCCCTCCATATACTTCCCTGCCAGGTGGTCCCGTCCCCCTGTCTAATGAGCTGCTGCTCTGCACATTCCTCTGCCAACGGAGGCTCTgttcccaggggtggggggctgctccAGGTTCCCTCCTAGCGCCCTTCCTGGCAGTGGCAGGCTGGCTGCATCCGTCCCATGCTCCTAAGCAGTTTGCCTAGTGGTCAACGTCTTCCGTCCTGTCCCTGTTGCTTCCTTCGCTCCATAGTTTTCACCAGGGCCCCCGTAGTGTCAGGACTGCATTCGCGGGAAAGACAGATGCAGCTCATGAGACACACAGGGCCCAGTTCAGACCCTGGGGTAAGCAGGACGCCCGTGGAGCTGCGCTCGTGGGTCTCAGCGTGTCCCCTACCCCAGTCCCCAGTCCCCGAGCCCTTCCCATGCAGCCACCGTAATTTGGGTAACTGCCACAGTCTCATTGCTGGAGGCAGGGCGCCCTCTTGTGGCCACGTGTCACAACTGTCTGTCGATTGGGCACAGGGCTGGACGTACAAACCGGGCTATGGATCAGGATATTCAGCGTCCAACCagaagatgggcctgaactaaaaCCCGGGCACAGAGCACACCCGAAAGCTGGGCTGTTGAAAATCCCGGCCTGGAGCCCAGTGCCATGGCTCAGGTCCGTGGAtgttcctgcagccccagctgtgccacatgCCGCAGGTGACCCACTCACGGCTCACAAGGTAGGAGCGAATGGGGCGGAGGAGGCTGGGTAGGTTGGGGGTACCGGGctagagttcaggagagctgggttcaattcccagctctgctgcaaacttcctgtgtgaccttgggcccgtcttcctgcacctcagtttcccagcaGGAAAATCATCCTTTATTTCTCCCACCTAGAGTCTATTTTGACTGTGAGCTGCTGAGAGCAGGGACGGTCCCCTcctgtctgtacagcgcctggcacacaGGGGCCTGCAGGTGCTGCTCTACTACCTGTGCTGGTAATCAAGCGTTctgcatctccactgaagtcGCTGTGACTTTCTTCTAGGTCTGCAGCTCCTGGACGAAGCGCTGGCAGGAGTCCGGATGCTGAAAGACCAGCTGGGTCACGTCAGTGCAGCGTATGGAGAAATCCAGACCCGTCTGGACAACGTCAGCGCAGCGTATGGAGAAATCCAGACCCGTCTGGACGACGTCAGCGCAGCGCGAGCAGCAGTGCAGGGTCGCTGCAGTAAGTACTAGCTGCAGAGCCGGCTGGTGCCGTCTCTCCTGGGGCTGAGGCTAAACGGAGCATTTCAGCTCCAAGGCTGTCAGCGCAGCGCCTTCCACCAGCACCGAGTTCTCGTTCATTAAAAATCACCTGTGGCTGCACCTGTGCCCACACCGTGGTGATCAGATTGCAGTTAACTTACGCCCTGGGCCTCGTTAGCCTAACGGGAGCACCCAGCTACCagctcttcttagatgctccaaACCTGTCAGGTCACAGGCGAAAAGTGATGCTGGCATTTCAGTGTATGGGGCGTTACTTTCACCAagccagcgccccctgcagggtgTGCGGGGGGGTGCCAAAGTGTGAAAGACCCGAGACCTTCaccacttataatcactgaaaattGTTGATACAGAACCAGGGGATGTTCCACCTTGGGCAGCTACATTCCCCCTCCTGAATTCCCCCTGCCAGCTCAGCTGAACAATGAGTCTCCCTTTCCCATTacagccctgctgctctgcactgggaccagtgcCCATGGTCCAGCCCAGATGCAGCTGCACCCCTGGTGTCTGCTTTCTGCAGTTCTCTTTGGGATCCTTCCTAGGGCCATGAAAGTTATCCACTGTGGTGCTGGAGAAACAGGATTCAGAAGTTCCCTGAGCTTGGGGCAGTTGAAGGGGAATGCAGCACTAGAATCCCTGAGCTCCTGAGTGTGTCCCTGTGACTTTAGCCCAGGTTTctcacctcagtctctgctcCTAGGTCATGTGCTGACAAAGCTTTCCAGAGGCTGGAGGTTTCATGGTGGGAACCTCTATTACTTTTCACAAGAAAAAAAGCCGTGGGACGAGGCCGAGCAGTTCTGTGTGTCTCAGGACTCGCACCTGACCTCTGTCTCCTCCCAGGTGGAACAGGTGAGTGAGGGAACCTCCTAGGGGCTTGGATAATGGGTCAGTGCCTTGTTTCGTACCAGAAGAAGGTGGAAGGTGGCAGCTGAGTTTGCAAACCATTGGAGAGGATGCCAAGCCTTGGAACCTGACTCAGGGGATTCACCCATCAGTTTAAAAGCAGAGATGGGGCAGAGGAACAGTGCCAGGATCAGAGTCTGGGGTACCAGGGGAGGGGGATTTGGGGTCAGGCTCATTTCTGATTTTCCCTGCTTCCAATGTAGCATTTTCTGCAACCCCACTGACTTTCCCAGTGAGGACCCGCTTTGATCCCTCCTCCCAGtcctgagctcctgctgggcaatCTAGAAGCCTGTATCTGGAAGGCTTGTGAGCAAGGGGCCATGCACCTCTCAGAGAATCCTCTCTCCCCACGTGCCCACGGTAGCTCTCACCCCAGGCCTCTGGAGCACTTTCTGAGGAGGAAAATCCCACCCTCCTGCAGGGCCAGACTTTGCACCCAGTTCTCTGCTCCTAGCTTTGCTGACTCCAAGGGCAGGGGGCCGATGTGAACTCCGAGGTGCCCGTCAGTAACTGCCACACGCAGCTCAGAGGCGGCCGTGGTGGGGAGCGTTCTGAGACAGGTCGCTGTTGTTAGCCCCATTCGGATACAGATGCAGACACAGAGCTGCTCCAGGATTCCCTCGGGGTTGCCCAGCTAGTCACTGTCAGCGTTTGGGGCTGGACACCATGTCTCCCGCTGCCCAGTGCCCTGTTCACATCACCGGACGCCCTTTCCTCTCGCCCAAAATCTGCtcagcccaggcagctgtggctGCATCCTGCAGCCTCTCTTGAGTGACCTGGACACGCTGCAAACTGTGTCATGCAGGAGTTTCTCTCCAACGAGAGCAAGGGAGAAAGTCACTGGATTGGACTCACCGACCGGGGGACAGAAGGCATCTGGCGCTGGGTGGATGGCACAGAATTCAGAGCAGACGCAAGCAGGGAGTGAGTAAAGCTGGAGATACGTGATTATTTATTACATGTTTGGTCACCAGCTCTTTCAGGCAGCGTCTTTACGGCCCCTTGCGTctatgcagcacccagcacagtgggcCCGATCCTGAGGGAGGCCCCTGGGCACTGCTACCCAACAGCAATTAATCCTCTCAGGAAATTCTACTAATGCCCCTTTGCTTAGAGCAGGAGCCTAAACACGGAGTGTGTGTTCAGTGCCCACTGAGACCAAGGGCCAGAGCCTCACCTGGGGTAACTTGGCATTGACTTGAATGAACcacatccatttacaccagctgaggatctggcccca is from Chelonia mydas isolate rCheMyd1 chromosome 4, rCheMyd1.pri.v2, whole genome shotgun sequence and encodes:
- the LOC119566159 gene encoding C-type lectin domain family 4 member F isoform X3, with the protein product MAEPSPTASGGFCKLASILSQCEKQHFPWRKGEFPVKTKFHRSLALISREHAFRLPLYSVWQEILSFGINQKILILIRNLFLHAKQSPAALLSSGWPRLDGEKGSPLTQAKTSWRQDFRAQSKLQAVEEAVQKLQVSLRPDNALDTSAKESDSLQLLDEALAGVRMLKDQLGHVSAAYGEIQTRLDDVSAARAAVQGRCSHVLTKLSRGWRFHGGNLYYFSQEKKPWDEAEQFCVSQDSHLTSVSSQVEQEFLSNESKGESHWIGLTDRGTEGIWRWVDGTEFRADASREFWEENQPDNWHQGTGGREDCVEIRPSKLNLWNDANCTLPSRWICKQAHGQAGL
- the LOC119566159 gene encoding C-type lectin domain family 4 member F isoform X5 encodes the protein MERENNYENLEMMEAAPQPKGNPTETSVPWRRGAGRIVTAVLLLLTLVALASSLLAVTLLYFRAQSKLQAVEEAVQKLQVSLRPDNALDTSAKESDSLQLLDEALAGVRMLKDQLGHVSAAYGEIQTRLDNVSAAYGEIQTRLDDVSAARAAVQGRCSHVLTKLSRGWRFHGGNLYYFSQEKKPWDEAEQFCVSQDSHLTSVSSQVEQEFLSNESKGESHWIGLTDRGTEGIWRWVDGTEFRADASREFWEENQPDNWHQGTGGREDCVEIRPSKLNLWNDANCTLPSRWICKQAHGQAGL
- the LOC119566159 gene encoding C-type lectin domain family 4 member F isoform X1; amino-acid sequence: MAEPSPTASGGFCKLASILSQCEKQHFPWRKGEFPVKTKFHRSLALISREHAFRLPLYSVWQEILSFGINQKILILIRNLFLHAKQSPAALLSSGWPRLDGEKGSPLTQAKTSWRQDFRAQSKLQAVEEAVQKLQVSLRPDNALDTSAKESDSLQLLDEALAGVRMLKDQLGHVSAAYGEIQTRLDNVSAAYGEIQTRLDDVSAARAAVQGRCSHVLTKLSRGWRFHGGNLYYFSQEKKPWDEAEQFCVSQDSHLTSVSSQVEQEFLSNESKGESHWIGLTDRGTEGIWRWVDGTEFRADASREFWEENQPDNWHQGTGGREDCVEIRPSKLNLWNDANCTLPSRWICKQAHGQAGL
- the LOC119566159 gene encoding C-type lectin domain family 4 member F isoform X4, whose amino-acid sequence is MAEPSPTASGGFCKLASILSQCEKQHFPWRKGEFPVKTKFHRSLALISREHAFRLPLYSVWQEILSFGINQKILILIRNLFLHAKQSPAALLSSGWPRLDGEKGSPLTQAKTSWRQDFRAQSKLQAVEEAVQKLQVSLRPDNALDTSAKESDSLQLLDEALAGVRMLKDQLGHVSAAYGEIQTRLDNVSAARAAVQGRCSHVLTKLSRGWRFHGGNLYYFSQEKKPWDEAEQFCVSQDSHLTSVSSQVEQEFLSNESKGESHWIGLTDRGTEGIWRWVDGTEFRADASREFWEENQPDNWHQGTGGREDCVEIRPSKLNLWNDANCTLPSRWICKQAHGQAGL
- the LOC119566159 gene encoding C-type lectin domain family 4 member F isoform X2 is translated as MAEPSPTASGGFCKLASILSQCEKQHFPWRKGEFPVKTKFHRSLALISREHAFRLPLYSVWQEILSFGINQKILILIRNLFLHAKQSPAALLSSGWPRLDGEKGSPLTQAKTSWRQDFRAQSKLQAVEEAVQKLQVSLRPDNALDTSAKESDSLQLLDEALAGVRMLKDQLGHVSAAYGEIQTRLDNVSAARAAVQGRCSHVLTKLSRGWRFHGGNLYYFSQEKKPWDEAEQFCVSQDSHLTSVSSQVEQEFLSNESKGESHWIGLTDRGTEGIWRWVDGTEFRADASREFWEENQPDNWHQGTGGREDCVEIRPSKLNLWNDANCTLPSRWICKQAHGQAGL